The proteins below come from a single Streptomyces tubercidicus genomic window:
- a CDS encoding response regulator: MTGAGTPPIRVLVAEDQSSVRAGLVLILRSAPDIEVVGEAEDGAEAVRLARELRPDLVLMDIQMPRLDGVSATRQVVSERLADVLVLTTFDLDEYVFGALRAGAAGFLLKDSDAAALLTAVRTVASGEGLIAPAVTRRLIAEFASPRTAERPPRHGVTPDRAVLDVLTPREREVLGCLGRGLSNADIALRLAMAEATVKTHVSRLLAKLDLRSRVQAAVLAQELGVDGL, encoded by the coding sequence ATGACGGGCGCCGGCACACCGCCGATCCGGGTTCTCGTCGCCGAGGACCAGTCCTCCGTACGGGCCGGTCTGGTCCTCATCCTGCGTTCCGCCCCCGACATCGAGGTCGTCGGCGAGGCCGAGGACGGCGCGGAGGCGGTCCGGCTCGCCCGCGAACTCCGCCCCGACCTCGTCCTGATGGACATCCAGATGCCTCGCCTCGACGGGGTCTCCGCCACCCGGCAGGTGGTCTCCGAACGGCTGGCGGACGTGCTGGTGCTGACCACCTTCGACCTGGATGAATATGTCTTCGGCGCGCTACGGGCCGGGGCCGCGGGCTTTCTGCTCAAGGACAGCGACGCGGCCGCGCTGCTGACCGCGGTGCGCACCGTCGCGTCCGGTGAGGGGCTGATCGCACCGGCGGTGACCCGGCGGCTGATCGCGGAGTTCGCCAGCCCTCGCACGGCGGAGCGGCCGCCGCGGCACGGCGTCACCCCGGACCGGGCGGTCCTGGACGTGCTGACGCCCCGCGAACGGGAGGTGCTGGGCTGTCTGGGGCGGGGGCTGTCGAACGCCGATATCGCGCTACGGCTGGCGATGGCGGAGGCCACCGTGAAGACACATGTCAGCCGGCTGCTGGCAAAGCTCGATCTGCGCAGCCGGGTACAAGCGGCCGTACTGGCACAGGAGTTGGGAGTGGACGGGCTGTAG
- the atpA gene encoding F0F1 ATP synthase subunit alpha yields MAELTIRPEEIRDALENFVQAYKPDAASREEVGTVSEAGDGIAKVEGLPSAMANELLKFEDGTLGLALNLEEREIGAVVLGEFSGIEEGQPVQRTGEVLSVAVGEGYLGRVVDPLGNPIDGLGEIESEGRRALELQAPGVMVRKSVHEPMETGYKAVDSMVPIGRGQRQLIIGDRQTGKTALAVDTIINQRDNWRSGDPKKQVRCIYVAIGQKGSTIASVRGALEEAGALEYTTIVAAPASDPAGFKYLAPYTGSAIGQHWMYQGKHVLIVFDDLSKQADAYRAVSLLLRRPPGREAYPGDVFYLHSRLLERCAKLSDEMGAGSMTGLPIVETKANDVSAFIPTNVISITDGQCFLESDLFNANQRPALNVGISVSRVGGSAQHKAMKQVSGRLRVDLAQYRELEAFAAFGSDLDAASKQQLERGKRMTELLKQSQYAPYPTEDQVVSVWAGTNGKMDDVPVEDIRRFERELLDHLHREKKDLLTSIVEGGKMSDDTIGAISEAVDGFKRQFETSDGKLLGEDAPAGTSK; encoded by the coding sequence ATGGCGGAGCTCACGATCCGGCCGGAGGAGATCCGGGACGCGCTGGAGAACTTCGTCCAGGCGTACAAGCCGGACGCGGCCTCGCGCGAGGAGGTCGGCACGGTAAGCGAGGCCGGAGACGGCATCGCGAAGGTCGAGGGCCTTCCCTCGGCAATGGCGAACGAGCTGCTGAAGTTCGAGGACGGCACGCTCGGTCTTGCGCTGAACCTGGAAGAGCGCGAGATCGGTGCGGTGGTCCTCGGTGAGTTCAGCGGCATCGAGGAGGGCCAGCCGGTGCAGCGCACCGGTGAGGTGCTCTCGGTCGCCGTGGGCGAGGGCTACCTCGGCCGCGTCGTCGACCCGCTGGGCAACCCGATCGACGGCCTCGGCGAGATCGAGTCCGAGGGCCGCCGCGCCCTGGAGCTGCAGGCCCCGGGCGTCATGGTCCGTAAGTCGGTCCACGAGCCCATGGAGACCGGCTACAAGGCCGTCGACTCCATGGTGCCGATCGGCCGTGGCCAGCGTCAGCTGATCATTGGTGACCGCCAGACCGGCAAGACCGCCCTGGCCGTCGACACGATCATCAACCAGCGCGACAACTGGCGCTCGGGCGACCCGAAGAAGCAGGTCCGCTGCATCTACGTCGCCATCGGCCAGAAGGGCTCCACCATCGCCTCCGTGCGCGGTGCGCTGGAGGAGGCCGGTGCCCTGGAGTACACCACCATCGTCGCCGCCCCGGCGTCCGACCCGGCGGGCTTCAAGTACCTGGCGCCCTACACCGGCTCGGCCATCGGCCAGCACTGGATGTACCAGGGCAAGCACGTCCTGATCGTCTTCGACGACCTCTCGAAGCAGGCCGACGCCTACCGCGCCGTCTCCCTGCTGCTGCGCCGTCCGCCGGGCCGTGAGGCCTACCCGGGCGACGTCTTCTACCTGCACTCGCGTCTGCTGGAGCGCTGCGCCAAGCTCTCCGACGAGATGGGCGCCGGCTCGATGACCGGTCTGCCGATCGTCGAGACCAAGGCGAACGACGTGTCGGCGTTCATTCCGACCAACGTCATCTCCATCACCGACGGCCAGTGCTTCCTGGAGTCGGACCTGTTCAACGCGAACCAGCGTCCCGCGCTGAACGTCGGTATCTCCGTCTCCCGTGTCGGTGGCTCGGCCCAGCACAAGGCCATGAAGCAGGTCTCCGGCCGGCTCCGCGTGGACCTCGCCCAGTACCGCGAGCTGGAGGCGTTCGCCGCCTTCGGTTCCGACCTGGACGCGGCCTCCAAGCAGCAGCTGGAGCGCGGTAAGCGCATGACCGAGCTGCTCAAGCAGAGCCAGTACGCCCCGTACCCCACCGAGGACCAGGTCGTCTCCGTCTGGGCCGGCACCAACGGCAAGATGGACGACGTCCCGGTCGAGGACATCCGCCGCTTCGAGCGGGAGCTCCTCGACCACCTGCACCGGGAGAAGAAGGACCTGCTGACCAGCATCGTCGAGGGCGGCAAGATGTCCGACGACACCATCGGCGCGATCTCCGAGGCCGTCGACGGCTTCAAGCGGCAGTTCGAGACCTCGGACGGCAAGCTGCTCGGCGAGGACGCCCCGGCCGGCACCAGCAAGTGA
- a CDS encoding F0F1 ATP synthase subunit gamma, with the protein MGAKLRVYKRRIRSVTATKKITKAMEMIAASRVVKAQRQVAASTPYASELTRAVTAVATGSNTQHPLTTEAEQPSRAALLLITSDRGLAGGYSSNVIKAAEQLTERLKAEGKEVDAYIVGRKGVSYYSFRERKVVESWTGFTDNPTYADAKAIAAPLIAAVQQDTAEGGVDELHIVTTEFISMMTQTAIDDRLLPLSLDKTVAESEETAKGEILPLFDFEPSAEDVLDALLPRYVESRIYNALLQAAASKHAATRRAMKSATDNAEELIKSLSRLANAARQAEITQEISEIVGGASALADATAGSD; encoded by the coding sequence ATGGGAGCCAAGCTCCGGGTCTACAAGCGTCGCATCCGCTCCGTCACCGCGACCAAGAAGATCACCAAGGCGATGGAGATGATCGCCGCCTCGCGCGTCGTCAAGGCGCAGCGCCAGGTGGCGGCGTCGACGCCGTACGCGAGTGAACTGACCCGCGCGGTGACAGCGGTTGCCACGGGCTCGAACACCCAGCACCCGCTGACGACGGAGGCGGAGCAGCCCTCGCGGGCCGCGCTGCTGCTCATCACGAGCGACCGCGGTCTGGCCGGCGGCTACTCCTCCAACGTCATCAAGGCCGCCGAGCAGCTCACCGAGCGGCTCAAGGCCGAGGGCAAGGAGGTCGACGCCTACATCGTCGGGCGCAAGGGCGTGTCGTACTACAGCTTCCGCGAGCGCAAGGTCGTGGAGTCGTGGACCGGCTTCACCGACAACCCGACGTACGCGGACGCCAAGGCGATCGCCGCACCGCTCATCGCGGCCGTCCAGCAGGACACCGCCGAGGGCGGGGTGGACGAACTCCACATCGTCACCACCGAGTTCATCTCGATGATGACGCAGACGGCGATCGACGACCGGCTGCTGCCGCTCAGCCTCGACAAGACGGTGGCGGAGTCGGAGGAGACGGCCAAGGGCGAGATCCTTCCGCTGTTCGACTTCGAGCCGTCGGCCGAGGACGTCCTCGACGCCCTGCTTCCGCGGTATGTCGAGTCGCGGATCTACAACGCGCTTCTGCAGGCTGCCGCCTCCAAGCACGCCGCCACGCGCCGTGCGATGAAGTCGGCGACCGACAACGCGGAAGAGCTCATCAAGTCGCTCTCGCGGCTTGCCAACGCGGCCCGACAGGCCGAAATCACCCAGGAAATCAGCGAGATCGTCGGTGGCGCCAGTGCTCTGGCCGACGCGACCGCGGGGAGTGACTGA
- a CDS encoding F0F1 ATP synthase subunit epsilon, with translation MAELHVELVAADRQVWSGEASLVVARTSSGDIGVMPGHQPLLGVLQSGPVTIRTTGESGDGTVVAAVHGGFISFADDKLSLLAEIAELSDEIDVQRAERALERAKSDADAAAERRADVRLRSVTGVH, from the coding sequence GTGGCTGAGCTGCACGTCGAGTTGGTCGCCGCGGACCGTCAGGTCTGGTCCGGCGAGGCCAGCCTGGTCGTCGCGCGCACCTCGTCGGGCGACATCGGCGTCATGCCCGGACACCAGCCGCTGCTCGGCGTGCTGCAGTCGGGCCCGGTGACGATTCGTACGACCGGCGAGAGCGGGGACGGCACCGTCGTCGCCGCGGTGCACGGCGGCTTCATTTCCTTCGCCGACGACAAGCTGTCTCTGCTCGCGGAGATCGCGGAACTGTCGGACGAGATCGATGTCCAGCGCGCGGAGCGGGCCCTGGAGCGAGCGAAGTCGGACGCTGACGCGGCCGCCGAGCGTCGCGCCGATGTCCGGCTGCGTTCGGTGACGGGCGTTCACTGA
- the atpD gene encoding F0F1 ATP synthase subunit beta: protein MTTTVETATATGRVARVIGPVVDVEFPVDAMPEIYNALTVEIADPAEAGALKTLTLEVAQHLGEGLVRAISMQPTDGLVRQAAVTDTGAGITVPVGDVTKGKVFNTLGEILNKPEAASEVTERWAIHRKAPTFDQLESKTEMFETGVKVIDLLTPYVKGGKIGLFGGAGVGKTVLIQEMIYRVANNHDGVSVFAGVGERTREGNDLIEEMTESGVIDKTALVFGQMDEPPGTRLRVALAGLTMAEYFRDVQKQDVLFFIDNIFRYTQAGSEVSTLLGRMPSAVGYQPNLADEMGLLQERITSTRGHSITSMQAIYVPADDLTDPAPATTFAHLDATTVLSRPISEKGIYPAVDPLDSTSRILDPRYITQEHYDCASRVKTILQKYKDLQDIIAILGIDELGEEDKLTVHRARRIERFLSQNTHVAKQFTGVDGSDVSLDESITAFNAIADGDYDHFPEQAFFMCGGIEDLKANAKELGVS from the coding sequence ATGACCACCACTGTTGAAACGGCCACGGCTACGGGCCGCGTCGCGCGGGTCATCGGCCCGGTCGTCGACGTGGAGTTCCCCGTCGACGCGATGCCGGAGATCTACAACGCGCTCACCGTCGAGATCGCCGACCCGGCCGAGGCCGGGGCGCTGAAGACCCTGACCCTTGAGGTCGCCCAGCACCTGGGCGAGGGCCTGGTCCGTGCGATCTCCATGCAGCCCACCGACGGTCTGGTCCGCCAGGCCGCGGTGACCGACACCGGCGCCGGGATCACCGTCCCGGTCGGCGATGTCACCAAGGGCAAGGTGTTCAACACCCTCGGCGAGATCCTCAACAAGCCGGAGGCGGCGTCCGAGGTCACCGAGCGCTGGGCGATCCACCGCAAGGCCCCGACCTTCGACCAGCTTGAGTCGAAGACCGAGATGTTCGAGACCGGCGTCAAGGTCATCGACCTGCTGACCCCGTACGTCAAGGGCGGCAAGATCGGTCTGTTCGGTGGTGCCGGTGTCGGCAAGACCGTTCTGATCCAGGAAATGATCTACCGCGTGGCCAACAACCACGACGGTGTGTCGGTGTTCGCCGGTGTCGGCGAGCGCACCCGTGAGGGCAACGACCTCATCGAGGAAATGACGGAGTCCGGCGTCATCGACAAGACCGCGCTGGTCTTCGGTCAGATGGACGAGCCCCCGGGCACCCGTCTCCGCGTCGCCTTGGCCGGTCTGACCATGGCGGAGTACTTCCGCGATGTGCAGAAGCAGGACGTGCTGTTCTTCATCGACAACATCTTCCGGTACACCCAGGCGGGTTCCGAGGTGTCGACCCTGCTCGGCCGTATGCCCTCCGCGGTGGGTTACCAGCCGAACCTGGCCGACGAGATGGGTCTCCTCCAGGAGCGCATCACCTCGACCCGTGGTCACTCGATCACCTCGATGCAGGCGATCTACGTCCCCGCGGACGACCTGACCGACCCGGCGCCGGCCACCACCTTCGCCCACCTGGACGCGACCACCGTTCTGTCGCGCCCGATCTCGGAGAAGGGCATCTACCCGGCGGTCGACCCGCTGGACTCGACGTCCCGGATCCTGGACCCCCGCTACATCACGCAGGAGCACTACGACTGCGCCTCGCGCGTCAAGACGATCCTGCAGAAGTACAAGGACCTCCAGGACATCATCGCGATTCTGGGTATCGACGAGCTCGGCGAGGAGGACAAGCTCACCGTCCACCGCGCCCGTCGTATCGAGCGGTTCCTGTCGCAGAACACCCACGTGGCGAAGCAGTTCACCGGTGTCGACGGCTCGGACGTCTCGCTCGACGAGTCGATCACCGCGTTCAACGCGATCGCGGACGGCGACTACGACCACTTCCCCGAGCAGGCGTTCTTCATGTGCGGTGGCATCGAGGACCTGAAGGCCAATGCCAAGGAGCTGGGCGTCTCCTGA
- a CDS encoding DUF2550 domain-containing protein — protein sequence MFLALLVSGIVVVLVLLGLFVFGLRRRLIQRSGGTFDCSLRWNVPENETGGKGWIYGVSRYNGDRIEWFRVFSYAPRPRHLLERSAIEVLERRTPQGEEELALLSDSIVLACRHRGTRLELAMSEDALTGFLAWLEAAPPGQRVNVA from the coding sequence ATGTTCCTCGCTCTGCTTGTGAGCGGCATCGTCGTGGTGCTGGTACTGCTGGGGCTGTTCGTCTTCGGACTGCGGCGGCGGCTCATCCAGCGGTCCGGTGGCACCTTCGACTGCAGCCTGCGCTGGAACGTCCCGGAGAACGAGACCGGTGGCAAGGGCTGGATCTACGGTGTGTCGCGTTACAACGGAGACCGGATCGAGTGGTTCCGGGTGTTCTCTTACGCGCCCCGGCCGCGCCACCTCCTGGAGCGCTCCGCCATCGAGGTCCTGGAGCGCCGCACTCCCCAGGGCGAGGAGGAGCTGGCGCTGCTCTCCGACTCGATCGTGCTGGCCTGCCGGCACCGCGGCACCCGCCTGGAACTGGCGATGAGCGAGGACGCGCTCACGGGTTTCCTCGCCTGGCTGGAGGCGGCACCACCTGGGCAGAGGGTGAATGTGGCCTGA